A part of Pectinophora gossypiella chromosome Z, ilPecGoss1.1, whole genome shotgun sequence genomic DNA contains:
- the LOC126380158 gene encoding uncharacterized protein LOC126380158 — MPKNITTEVREIILKVKEFMDEEKRMQVPIIPLSKVYVRVSAATGVSERTVLNIVKEARLVEQGLLDPETLKKAPKKRVRTKGKIEVGEYDLQVIRRKIHEFYAYKKEVPTINKLLQILKEEINFKGSRETLRKILRKNGFQFRKTKNNKEKEPVPESTSTMPPMVAPYIHSVFGHKNIQS, encoded by the exons ATGCCGAAGAACATTACTACAGAAGTGCGGGAAATAATATTGAAAGTAAAAGAGTTTATGGATGAGGAAAAAAGAATGCAAGTGCCAATCATTCCGTTAAGCAAAGTATATGTGCGAGTATCGGCTGCTACGG GTGTGTCGGAGCGCACAGTACTGAACATAGTTAAAGAAGCGCGGCTTGTTGAACAGGGTCTGCTCGACCCAGAGACTTTGAAAAAGGCACCAAAGAAAAGGGTTCGGACCAAAGGTAAAATAGAAGTTGGTGAATATGATCTACAAGTGATTCGTAGGAAAATTCACGAATTCTATGCTTACAAGAAAGAAGTGCCGACTATCAATAAGTTGTTGCAAATATTGAAAGAAGAGATAAATTTTAAGGGTTCAAGGGAGACATTGCGCAAAATTCTTCGCAAGAATGGTTTTCAGTTCAGAAAAACTAAGAACAACAAGGAAAAAGAGCCAGTGCCTGAGTCAACATCGACAATGCCTCCTATGGTTGCACCTTACATCCATTCTGTATTTGgccataaaaatatacaatcaTAA
- the LOC126380231 gene encoding cyclic nucleotide-gated channel rod photoreceptor subunit alpha-like, translating into MRVIEKLNELYQLLPTCIIKEIKINSYYRYVKRIPYFAEWPSEVVEDLVILLREEVYLEEDIVAPKWSQGEGLMILHVGMLAVYNAEQKEVGHLIDGDYFGELSLVTDREVRTSEVVAITPCKTNPKIVRISRIDRYSSAFNTDELDQ; encoded by the exons ATGAGAGTGATAGAGAAATTGAACGAGCTGTATCAACTGCTGCCGACATGTATCATTAAGGAGATCAAGATAAACTCCTACTATCGCTACGTAAAGAGGATTCCTTACTTTGCTGAGTGGCCCAGCGAGGTGGTCGAAGACTTAGTTATATTGTTGAGAGAAGAAGTATACTTGGAGGAAGACATAGTAGCTCCA AAGTGGTCGCAGGGCGAAGGGCTGATGATATTGCACGTAGGGATGCTAGCCGTGTACAATGCGGAGCAGAAGGAAGTCGGCCACCTTATTGATGGCGATTACTTCGGAGAGTTGTCTTTGGTCACGGACAGAGAAGTCCGCACCTCAGAAGTGGTTGCGATAACTCCTTGCAAG ACCAACCCGAAGATTGTCAGAATATCGAGGATCGACAGGTATTCGTCGGCCTTCAACACAGATGAACTGGATCAATGA